A single region of the Duganella sp. BuS-21 genome encodes:
- the recR gene encoding recombination mediator RecR encodes MSKSLEFLTEALRRLPGVGPKSAQRMAFHLLQHDREGADMLSRALHQAVNAVHHCALCNTFTEEDVCDTCNDEQRDRRLLCVVETPADQLMIEQTLTYKGLYFVLMGRLSPLDGIGPKDIHLEKLVARATDGLVTEVVLATNFTNEGEATAHYISEMLKARGLRVSRLARGVPVGGELEYVDAGTIARAMLDRRAT; translated from the coding sequence ATGTCCAAGTCGCTGGAGTTCCTGACCGAAGCCTTGCGCCGTTTGCCCGGCGTCGGACCCAAGTCGGCGCAGCGCATGGCGTTCCACCTGCTGCAGCATGACCGCGAAGGCGCGGACATGCTGTCGCGCGCGCTGCACCAGGCGGTCAACGCCGTGCACCACTGCGCGCTGTGCAATACCTTCACCGAAGAAGACGTCTGCGACACCTGCAACGACGAGCAGCGCGACCGCCGCCTGCTGTGCGTGGTCGAGACGCCCGCCGATCAGCTGATGATCGAGCAGACCCTGACCTACAAGGGACTGTACTTCGTGCTGATGGGCCGCCTGTCGCCGCTGGACGGCATCGGCCCGAAAGACATTCATCTCGAAAAACTGGTGGCGCGCGCCACCGACGGCCTGGTCACCGAAGTGGTGCTGGCCACCAATTTTACCAACGAAGGCGAAGCCACCGCGCACTACATCAGCGAGATGCTGAAGGCGCGCGGCCTGCGCGTGAGCCGCCTCGCGCGCGGCGTGCCGGTGGGCGGCGAACTCGAATATGTCGACGCCGGCACCATCGCCCGCGCCATGCTGGATCGAAGGGCAACATGA
- the ubiD gene encoding 4-hydroxy-3-polyprenylbenzoate decarboxylase: protein MKYSDLRDFISQLQRMGELKPILTPVSPHLEMTEVCDRTLRAGGPALLFQNPTGHSMPVLGNLFGTQRRVALGMGADSVSELRKIGHVLSRLKEPEPPKDFKDLMGLGSLVKAVWDMAPKELRGAPCQEIVWEGADVDLSKLPIQHCWPGDVAPLITWGLVITKGPNKKRQNLGIYRQQVLGPNKVIMRWLAHRGGALDFREHAIQSKGKPYPICVALGADPATILGAVTPVPDSLSEYQFAGLLRGSRTELVKAIGSELRVPASAEIVLEGHIYPDENHPTGYEHALEGPYGDHTGYYNEQDYFPVFTIDRITMRRDPIYHSTYTGKPPDEPAVLGLALNEVFVPLLQKQFSEITDFHLPSEGCSYRMAVVQIKKQYAGHAKRVMFGVWSFLRQFMYTKFIIVVDEDVNIRDWNEVMWAITTRVDPTRDTTLVDNTPIDYLDFASPVSGLGSKMGIDATNKWPGETTREWGTVITMSPEVKTRVDQIWQELGL from the coding sequence ATGAAATATTCCGATCTACGAGATTTTATTTCCCAGCTGCAACGGATGGGCGAACTTAAGCCCATTTTAACCCCCGTTTCGCCACATTTAGAGATGACCGAGGTTTGCGACCGCACCTTGCGCGCCGGCGGACCGGCTTTGCTGTTCCAGAATCCGACCGGCCACAGCATGCCGGTGCTCGGCAATCTGTTCGGCACGCAGCGCCGCGTGGCGCTGGGCATGGGCGCCGACAGCGTCAGCGAGCTGCGCAAGATCGGCCACGTGTTGTCGCGCTTGAAGGAGCCGGAGCCGCCGAAGGATTTTAAGGACCTGATGGGCCTGGGCTCGCTGGTGAAGGCCGTCTGGGATATGGCGCCCAAGGAATTGCGCGGTGCGCCGTGCCAGGAAATCGTGTGGGAAGGCGCTGATGTCGATTTGTCGAAATTGCCGATTCAGCATTGCTGGCCCGGCGACGTGGCGCCTTTGATTACCTGGGGCCTGGTGATTACCAAGGGGCCTAATAAGAAGCGCCAGAATCTCGGCATCTATCGCCAGCAGGTGCTGGGTCCGAACAAGGTCATCATGCGCTGGCTGGCGCATCGCGGTGGCGCGCTCGACTTCCGCGAGCACGCCATCCAAAGCAAAGGGAAGCCTTATCCCATCTGCGTCGCTTTGGGGGCGGACCCCGCTACTATATTAGGTGCGGTGACGCCGGTGCCGGATTCGTTGTCGGAATATCAGTTCGCCGGCCTGCTGCGCGGCAGCCGCACCGAGCTGGTCAAAGCCATCGGCAGCGAGCTGCGCGTGCCGGCGTCGGCCGAGATCGTGCTGGAAGGTCATATCTATCCCGACGAGAACCATCCGACCGGATACGAGCATGCGCTGGAAGGGCCTTATGGCGACCACACCGGTTATTACAATGAGCAGGATTACTTCCCGGTGTTCACCATCGACCGCATCACCATGCGCCGCGATCCGATTTATCACTCGACCTATACCGGCAAGCCGCCGGATGAACCGGCCGTGCTGGGCCTGGCGCTGAACGAGGTGTTCGTGCCGCTGTTGCAAAAGCAGTTCAGCGAGATCACCGATTTCCATCTGCCGTCCGAAGGTTGCAGCTACCGCATGGCGGTGGTGCAGATCAAAAAGCAGTATGCCGGTCACGCCAAGCGCGTGATGTTTGGCGTATGGAGCTTCCTGCGCCAGTTCATGTACACCAAGTTCATCATTGTGGTGGATGAGGATGTCAACATCCGTGACTGGAACGAGGTGATGTGGGCGATTACGACGCGCGTCGATCCGACTCGCGACACCACGCTGGTCGACAATACGCCGATCGATTACCTGGACTTTGCCTCGCCGGTCAGCGGCTTGGGCAGCAAGATGGGCATCGACGCCACCAACAAGTGGCCCGGTGAAACCACGCGCGAATGGGGTACGGTGATCACCATGTCGCCCGAGGTGAAAACACGGGTGGATCAAATTTGGCAGGAGTTGGGCCTGTAA
- a CDS encoding DNA polymerase III subunit gamma/tau, which produces MSYQVLARKYRPRNFETLVGQEHVVRALTHALHSGRLHHAYLFTGTRGVGKTTLSRILAKSLNCVGVDGNGGITATPCGVCDACTAIDAGRFVDYIEMDAASNRGVDEMAQLLEQAVYAPTNARFKVYMIDEVHMLTNHAFNSMLKTLEEPPEHVKFILATTDPQKIPVTVLSRCLQFNLKQMPPGHIIGHLENILGQEGITFEQPALRLLAAGAHGSMRDALSLTDQAIAYAAGAVTLDAVQGMLGALDQSYLIRLLDALAAQDGADLLAVADEMATRSLSYNGALQDLGTLLHRIALAQTVPTALPEDLPEYADVVRLAAAFDAEEVQLYYQIAVHGRNELGLAPDEYAGFSMTLLRMLAFRPGVGGADGQAAAAPAVSRQAAMASARAAVGTTPARAAANVQANHARMVPPSVVAGAAAMAAAAPAPAPAPAPARPPVAAAPVASAPVAPPPAAAPTAPAAPAAPISTARAAINAALEAARAASKPGARTHAAGASAAVPAPSAPAAPAPMTPPPASAAPQAPAAAYTPPVAAGASMPTMQKAEPSRPAPWEDMPPAAETDGGAAVLEAPVRVAPPVAAPQYVAPAPQAKPQPVAAEDDLPPWVTEFSDDSAVAASSAHPYAPEPASQAPMQAAAAPQANDPHAIAMPARAAPAPSKAPYEYVIKPVPELNWDGNWPAVAAALPLRGTAQQLAMQAEMVQCYFEGNAAVFKLRVPIETWRTPGNIEKLTTALSERFGRTVRVDSELGAVWFTASAEAQAYREACQRAAEETIANDPFVNSMIRELDAWVVPSSIVPPQASAVAAN; this is translated from the coding sequence ATGTCCTATCAAGTCCTCGCCCGTAAATACCGCCCCCGGAACTTCGAAACGCTCGTCGGTCAGGAGCACGTGGTTCGCGCGCTGACGCATGCTTTGCATAGCGGCCGGCTGCACCACGCCTATCTGTTCACCGGCACGCGCGGGGTCGGCAAGACCACCTTGTCGCGCATTCTGGCCAAGTCGCTCAATTGCGTGGGCGTGGATGGCAATGGCGGCATCACCGCCACGCCGTGCGGCGTGTGCGATGCTTGCACGGCGATCGATGCAGGGCGCTTTGTCGATTACATCGAGATGGATGCGGCGTCCAACCGCGGCGTTGACGAGATGGCGCAATTGCTGGAGCAGGCGGTGTACGCGCCGACCAATGCACGCTTCAAGGTCTATATGATCGATGAGGTGCACATGCTGACCAACCACGCCTTCAACTCGATGCTGAAGACGTTGGAGGAGCCGCCGGAGCACGTCAAGTTTATTCTGGCGACCACCGATCCGCAGAAGATTCCGGTGACCGTGTTGTCGCGCTGCCTGCAGTTCAATCTGAAGCAGATGCCGCCGGGTCATATCATCGGCCATCTGGAAAATATTCTGGGGCAGGAGGGCATCACCTTCGAGCAGCCGGCCTTGCGTTTGCTGGCTGCCGGCGCCCATGGTTCGATGCGCGACGCCTTGTCGCTGACCGATCAGGCGATTGCCTATGCCGCCGGCGCCGTGACGCTGGATGCGGTGCAGGGCATGCTCGGTGCGCTGGACCAGTCTTACCTGATTCGTTTGCTCGATGCGCTGGCGGCGCAGGATGGCGCCGATTTGTTGGCCGTGGCCGATGAGATGGCGACGCGTAGCCTGTCGTACAACGGCGCTTTGCAGGATCTGGGCACGTTGCTGCACCGGATCGCGCTGGCGCAGACCGTGCCGACCGCGCTGCCTGAGGATTTGCCGGAATACGCCGACGTCGTGCGCCTTGCCGCCGCGTTTGATGCGGAAGAGGTGCAGCTGTATTACCAGATCGCTGTGCATGGCCGCAATGAGCTGGGCCTGGCGCCGGATGAATATGCCGGCTTCTCCATGACCTTGTTGCGGATGCTGGCCTTTCGCCCCGGCGTAGGCGGGGCGGACGGACAAGCTGCGGCCGCTCCGGCGGTGTCGCGTCAGGCGGCGATGGCTTCGGCCCGCGCTGCGGTGGGCACCACGCCTGCACGTGCAGCCGCCAATGTACAAGCCAACCACGCCAGGATGGTACCGCCATCGGTCGTCGCCGGCGCTGCCGCGATGGCCGCAGCAGCACCAGCACCAGCACCAGCACCAGCACCAGCCAGGCCGCCAGTCGCAGCTGCGCCGGTCGCGTCCGCGCCAGTTGCACCGCCGCCGGCCGCCGCACCAACTGCACCCGCTGCGCCGGCCGCGCCGATCAGTACCGCGCGGGCCGCCATCAACGCCGCGCTGGAAGCGGCACGCGCCGCATCGAAACCAGGCGCACGCACGCATGCCGCCGGCGCTTCGGCCGCAGTGCCAGCGCCAAGCGCTCCAGCTGCGCCCGCACCAATGACGCCACCGCCTGCAAGCGCTGCACCGCAGGCCCCGGCGGCGGCCTACACGCCGCCAGTCGCAGCCGGCGCGTCCATGCCGACCATGCAGAAGGCCGAGCCGTCGCGTCCGGCGCCGTGGGAAGACATGCCGCCAGCAGCGGAAACGGACGGAGGCGCCGCTGTTCTGGAAGCGCCTGTCCGCGTCGCGCCGCCGGTCGCCGCACCGCAGTACGTTGCCCCTGCGCCGCAAGCCAAACCACAGCCGGTGGCCGCTGAAGACGATCTGCCGCCTTGGGTAACCGAATTTTCCGACGACAGCGCCGTTGCCGCCTCGTCGGCGCACCCGTACGCCCCCGAGCCGGCATCGCAGGCGCCTATGCAGGCGGCCGCAGCGCCCCAGGCCAACGACCCGCACGCCATCGCCATGCCGGCGCGCGCCGCACCTGCGCCTTCCAAAGCGCCATACGAATACGTCATCAAGCCGGTGCCGGAACTGAACTGGGACGGCAACTGGCCGGCAGTCGCCGCCGCGCTGCCGCTGCGCGGCACGGCCCAGCAACTGGCCATGCAAGCCGAGATGGTCCAGTGCTACTTCGAAGGCAACGCCGCCGTGTTCAAGCTGCGCGTGCCGATCGAAACCTGGCGCACGCCCGGCAACATCGAAAAACTGACCACCGCCCTGAGCGAACGCTTCGGCCGCACCGTGCGCGTGGACAGCGAACTGGGCGCCGTCTGGTTCACCGCCAGCGCCGAGGCCCAGGCCTACCGCGAAGCCTGCCAGCGCGCCGCCGAAGAAACCATCGCCAACGATCCCTTTGTGAACAGCATGATCCGCGAACTGGACGCCTGGGTGGTCCCTAGCTCCATCGTGCCGCCGCAAGCGAGCGCCGTCGCGGCCAACTGA
- the ribH gene encoding 6,7-dimethyl-8-ribityllumazine synthase, which translates to MTVGSYETNLNGEDLRIGVVQARFNEDICHGLLSACLAELKHLGVADEDVLHVTVPGALEVPLVLQKMAESQQFDALIALGAIIRGETYHFELVSNESGAGITRIGLDYGIPIANAILTTENDEQAEVRMAIKGADAARVAVEMANLTIALEELSQDQGDDE; encoded by the coding sequence ATGACCGTAGGAAGCTACGAAACCAACCTGAACGGTGAAGACCTGCGCATCGGCGTGGTACAAGCCCGTTTCAACGAAGACATCTGCCACGGCCTGCTGTCCGCCTGCCTGGCCGAGCTCAAGCATCTGGGCGTGGCCGACGAGGACGTCCTGCACGTCACCGTGCCGGGCGCGCTGGAAGTGCCGCTGGTGCTGCAGAAGATGGCCGAATCGCAGCAGTTCGACGCGCTGATCGCGCTGGGCGCCATCATCCGTGGTGAAACCTACCATTTCGAACTGGTGTCGAACGAATCGGGCGCGGGCATCACCCGTATCGGCCTGGACTATGGCATCCCGATCGCCAACGCCATCCTGACCACCGAGAACGACGAGCAGGCCGAAGTCCGCATGGCCATCAAAGGCGCCGACGCCGCGCGCGTGGCCGTGGAAATGGCCAACCTGACCATCGCTCTGGAAGAGCTGAGCCAGGACCAGGGCGACGACGAGTAA
- a CDS encoding DUF2987 domain-containing protein — MKNIALAPLLLLSLTAHADEREWVPYKKLVEDLRLDKFYALPAAERDKINLFLTVKPKNKNIKPADVVLTVVSGGERQPLPALSPDYRITLMPNPKWMSDDTKIMTSLPKEEKSQVGYDAVTPLPEGLQWNYAPVMASIGQMNQAIKKMAGALSMFAPSVKVVVFKFHHPAQLKVGSTAYSTDAKNQIRLKPESNWLKENPLMVASERPYEAELDSE; from the coding sequence ATGAAAAACATTGCCCTCGCTCCCCTGCTGTTGCTGTCCCTCACCGCCCACGCCGACGAACGCGAATGGGTGCCTTATAAGAAGCTGGTGGAAGACCTGCGCCTCGACAAGTTCTACGCCCTGCCCGCCGCCGAGCGCGACAAGATCAACCTCTTCCTGACCGTGAAGCCGAAGAACAAGAATATCAAGCCCGCCGACGTGGTGCTGACCGTGGTGAGCGGCGGCGAGCGCCAGCCGCTGCCCGCGCTGTCGCCGGACTACCGCATCACGTTGATGCCAAATCCCAAGTGGATGAGCGACGACACCAAGATCATGACCAGTCTGCCGAAGGAAGAAAAGTCGCAGGTCGGCTACGACGCCGTCACGCCGCTGCCGGAAGGCTTGCAATGGAACTACGCGCCGGTGATGGCCAGCATCGGCCAAATGAACCAGGCGATCAAGAAAATGGCCGGCGCCCTGAGCATGTTTGCGCCCAGCGTCAAGGTGGTGGTGTTCAAGTTTCATCACCCGGCGCAGTTGAAGGTTGGCAGCACGGCCTACAGTACCGACGCCAAAAACCAGATCAGGCTGAAGCCGGAGTCAAATTGGCTGAAGGAAAATCCGCTGATGGTGGCGTCCGAGCGGCCTTACGAGGCGGAGCTGGACAGCGAGTAG
- the nusB gene encoding transcription antitermination factor NusB, whose amino-acid sequence MNEKILHANPSKNRTPRHRAREFALQGLYQWLLNNESASTVVNHIRGAHGFEKADADHFTVLLNGAIGSSVELRESFASLVDRGINELSPIEHAVLLIGAYELKNNHEIPYRVVINEAVELTKSFGGIDGHKYVNGVLDKLAAKLRPDEVAADKKR is encoded by the coding sequence ATGAACGAGAAGATTTTGCACGCCAACCCCAGCAAGAACCGCACGCCGCGTCACCGCGCGCGCGAGTTCGCGCTGCAAGGGTTGTATCAGTGGCTGCTGAATAACGAATCCGCCTCCACGGTGGTCAACCACATCCGCGGCGCGCACGGCTTCGAGAAGGCCGACGCCGACCACTTCACCGTGTTACTGAACGGCGCCATCGGTTCCTCGGTGGAGCTGCGTGAGAGTTTTGCGTCGCTGGTCGACCGTGGCATCAACGAGTTGTCGCCGATCGAGCACGCCGTGTTGTTGATCGGTGCTTATGAACTGAAGAACAACCATGAAATTCCATACCGCGTCGTCATCAACGAAGCGGTGGAACTGACCAAGTCCTTCGGTGGTATCGACGGCCACAAGTACGTGAACGGCGTGCTGGACAAGCTGGCTGCCAAGCTGCGTCCCGACGAAGTTGCTGCCGACAAGAAGCGTTAA
- a CDS encoding YbaB/EbfC family nucleoid-associated protein, producing MMKNQLAGLMKQAQAMQDNMKKAQESLALIEVEGQSGAGLVKVTMTCKNDVKRVQIDPSLLADDKDMLEDLVAAAFNDAVRKAEATAAEKMGGLTSGMNLPAGFKMPF from the coding sequence ATGATGAAAAACCAATTGGCCGGCCTGATGAAGCAAGCCCAGGCAATGCAGGACAATATGAAGAAAGCCCAGGAATCGCTGGCGCTGATCGAAGTCGAAGGCCAATCGGGCGCCGGTCTGGTCAAGGTCACCATGACCTGCAAGAACGACGTCAAGCGCGTGCAGATCGATCCATCGCTGCTGGCCGACGACAAGGACATGCTGGAAGACCTGGTGGCCGCTGCCTTCAACGACGCCGTGCGCAAGGCCGAAGCCACCGCCGCCGAGAAAATGGGCGGCCTGACCTCCGGCATGAACCTGCCGGCCGGCTTCAAGATGCCTTTCTAA
- a CDS encoding CoA transferase — translation MPPATPAGPLAGIKVLELGTLIAGPFCARMLAEFGAEVIKIESPDGGDPIRKWRVLKDGTSLWWSVQSRNKKSLTLNMKHAQGREIARKLALEADIIIENYRPGVLEKWELGYEQLKALNPSTIMVRLSGFGQTGPMKDLPGFGAIGESMGGLRYVSGHADRPPVRVGVSIGDSVAALHGVIGAMMALRHRDATGGKLKGEGQMVDVALYESVFNLMESLVPEFDHAGVVRERTGGSLPGIVPSNTYTTKDGENIVIAGNGDAIFKRLMLAMGRIDLAGNPELERNDGRVKHTQMIDDAIQAWCDTQTIDGALEVLKAADVPAGKIYSVRDMMTDPQFLARDMFEQHQFADGTPVKLPAISPKLSATPGHTKWLGPTLGQHNDEVLQSLGYSAETIAAMKQDGVL, via the coding sequence ATGCCGCCTGCAACCCCTGCCGGGCCATTGGCCGGCATCAAGGTACTGGAATTGGGCACGCTGATCGCGGGCCCTTTTTGTGCGCGCATGCTGGCGGAGTTCGGCGCGGAAGTGATCAAGATCGAGTCGCCCGACGGCGGCGATCCGATCCGCAAATGGCGGGTGCTGAAGGATGGCACCTCGCTGTGGTGGTCGGTGCAGTCGCGCAACAAGAAATCGCTGACCTTGAACATGAAGCACGCGCAAGGCCGCGAGATCGCCCGCAAGCTGGCGCTGGAAGCCGATATCATCATCGAGAACTACCGTCCCGGCGTGCTGGAGAAGTGGGAGCTGGGCTACGAGCAGCTGAAGGCGCTCAATCCATCGACCATCATGGTGCGGCTGTCCGGCTTCGGCCAGACCGGGCCGATGAAGGATTTGCCGGGCTTTGGCGCCATCGGCGAATCGATGGGCGGCCTGCGCTACGTATCGGGCCATGCGGACCGTCCGCCGGTGCGCGTGGGCGTATCGATCGGCGACTCGGTGGCGGCCCTGCACGGCGTGATCGGCGCCATGATGGCGCTGCGCCACCGCGACGCCACCGGCGGCAAGCTGAAAGGCGAGGGCCAGATGGTGGATGTGGCGCTGTATGAGTCCGTGTTCAACCTGATGGAATCGCTGGTGCCGGAGTTCGATCACGCGGGCGTGGTGCGCGAGCGCACCGGCGGTTCGCTGCCCGGCATCGTGCCGTCGAATACCTATACCACCAAGGACGGCGAGAATATCGTCATCGCCGGCAATGGCGACGCCATCTTCAAGCGCCTGATGCTGGCCATGGGCCGCATCGACCTGGCCGGCAATCCAGAACTGGAGCGCAACGACGGCCGCGTCAAACACACGCAGATGATCGACGACGCGATCCAGGCCTGGTGCGATACGCAGACCATCGACGGCGCGCTGGAAGTGCTGAAAGCGGCCGACGTCCCCGCCGGCAAGATCTATTCTGTGCGCGACATGATGACCGACCCGCAGTTCCTGGCACGCGACATGTTCGAGCAACACCAGTTCGCCGACGGCACGCCGGTCAAGCTGCCGGCCATCTCGCCCAAACTCTCCGCCACACCGGGCCACACCAAGTGGCTGGGCCCGACCTTGGGCCAGCACAACGACGAAGTCCTGCAATCGCTGGGCTACAGCGCCGAAACCATCGCCGCCATGAAGCAGGACGGCGTGCTGTAG
- a CDS encoding transglycosylase SLT domain-containing protein, giving the protein MARQPVAWFTTSNISAKGVLTTAQHTLTIVGVTALVVMAVLFVRPDLAKALSDSLNGAPELEAVAVTAPPLTALMEAPASGTAAAAQAQLSAEEKALLGTEKQQKWVTTWLSKRYRVAGDAANMLVSTAYLTAREIKLDPLLILAVMSIESGLNPFAESPMGAQGLMQVMSKVHHEKFQDMGGLQAALNPVANIRVGSLILKDYVTRGGSVEAGLKSYVGAAAFETDDGYGSRVLAEYNRLKQVSAGKKVPTITPVMAAVQPKPAAPVAVAEKSVGDTQIAGL; this is encoded by the coding sequence ATGGCTCGCCAGCCAGTCGCGTGGTTCACCACGTCGAACATTTCGGCAAAGGGCGTTTTGACCACCGCCCAGCACACCCTGACCATTGTGGGCGTGACCGCTTTAGTTGTTATGGCAGTACTGTTTGTCCGTCCAGACCTGGCCAAAGCCCTCAGCGACTCGCTGAACGGCGCACCGGAACTGGAAGCCGTCGCCGTCACCGCACCACCGCTGACAGCCCTGATGGAGGCGCCAGCCTCCGGTACGGCCGCCGCAGCCCAAGCACAGCTGTCGGCCGAAGAAAAAGCCCTGCTGGGCACTGAGAAGCAGCAGAAATGGGTGACCACCTGGCTGTCCAAGCGTTACCGCGTTGCCGGCGACGCCGCCAACATGCTGGTATCGACGGCCTACCTGACGGCACGCGAGATCAAGCTTGATCCGCTGCTGATCCTGGCGGTGATGTCGATCGAATCCGGCCTGAATCCGTTCGCGGAAAGCCCGATGGGCGCGCAAGGCCTGATGCAAGTCATGTCGAAGGTGCACCATGAGAAGTTCCAGGACATGGGCGGCCTGCAAGCCGCGCTGAACCCGGTCGCCAACATCCGCGTCGGTTCGCTGATCCTGAAGGATTACGTCACCCGTGGCGGATCGGTGGAAGCCGGCCTGAAGAGCTACGTGGGCGCAGCGGCGTTTGAAACCGATGATGGTTATGGTTCGCGCGTCCTGGCTGAATACAACCGCCTGAAGCAGGTTTCTGCCGGCAAGAAAGTGCCGACCATCACCCCTGTGATGGCAGCCGTTCAGCCAAAACCGGCAGCGCCGGTGGCGGTGGCCGAGAAGTCGGTGGGCGATACGCAAATCGCCGGGCTGTAA
- a CDS encoding c-type cytochrome, whose amino-acid sequence MFTTALSVLLTALLLAGPAQAQNGQQIAQGQRLWQKRCSECHAIDTDETGPRHRGVFGRRAGSIKGYDYSRALRATQLQWDEKSLDRWLSDPEKFIPGQNMDFRVRSKTERAALIAYLKSIAQ is encoded by the coding sequence ATGTTCACCACCGCACTTTCGGTCTTGCTGACAGCCCTGCTGCTGGCAGGACCGGCGCAGGCACAAAACGGGCAGCAGATCGCACAGGGGCAGCGCCTTTGGCAAAAACGTTGTTCGGAATGCCACGCCATCGACACCGACGAAACCGGTCCGCGCCATCGCGGCGTGTTCGGCCGCCGTGCCGGCAGCATCAAAGGTTACGATTATTCACGCGCGCTGCGCGCCACCCAGCTGCAATGGGACGAGAAATCGCTGGACCGCTGGCTCAGCGATCCCGAAAAATTCATCCCCGGCCAGAACATGGACTTCCGGGTGCGCAGCAAGACCGAACGGGCGGCCTTGATCGCCTATCTGAAAAGTATCGCGCAGTGA
- the ribBA gene encoding bifunctional 3,4-dihydroxy-2-butanone-4-phosphate synthase/GTP cyclohydrolase II: protein MSISSTEEIVAELRAGRMVILVDEEDRENEGDLVLAADFVTPEAINFMVKHARGLVCLTLTEERCDQLELSMMSSRNGTAFGTNFTVSIEAAEGVTTGISAADRAKTIQVAVAKDAQPSDIVQPGHIFPLKAQKGGVLMRAGHTEAGCDLTAMAGLTPASVICEIMKDDGSMARLPDLLEFAKEHNLKIGTIADLIHYRSRNESLVEKAGERTLKTAHGDFRMIAYRDKPSGSAHLALVHGEIEKGKETLVRVHQPVSILDILESEATTHSWNLSSSMAAIKAADSGVIVLLNCEETAEQFFTQFDALCKPEASKPKGRAASMDLRSYGIGAQILREVGVCKMQLLASPRKMPSMTGFNLEVTGYVAKPN from the coding sequence ATGTCAATTTCCAGCACCGAAGAAATCGTCGCCGAATTGCGCGCAGGCCGCATGGTGATCCTGGTCGATGAAGAAGACCGGGAAAACGAAGGTGATCTGGTGCTCGCGGCGGACTTCGTCACGCCGGAAGCCATCAATTTCATGGTCAAGCACGCGCGCGGCCTGGTCTGCCTGACGCTGACCGAAGAACGTTGTGACCAGCTTGAGCTGTCGATGATGTCGTCCCGTAACGGCACCGCCTTCGGCACCAACTTTACCGTCTCGATCGAAGCGGCCGAAGGCGTGACCACCGGCATCTCGGCCGCCGACCGCGCCAAGACCATCCAGGTCGCCGTGGCCAAGGACGCGCAGCCGTCGGACATCGTCCAGCCCGGTCATATCTTCCCGCTGAAGGCGCAAAAAGGCGGCGTGCTGATGCGCGCTGGCCATACCGAAGCCGGTTGCGATCTGACCGCCATGGCCGGCCTGACGCCGGCCTCGGTGATCTGCGAGATCATGAAGGACGACGGCAGCATGGCCCGCCTGCCGGACCTGCTGGAATTCGCCAAGGAACACAATCTGAAGATCGGTACTATCGCCGACCTGATCCACTATCGCAGCCGCAATGAGTCGCTGGTCGAAAAGGCCGGCGAGCGCACCCTGAAGACCGCCCACGGCGACTTCCGCATGATCGCCTACCGCGACAAGCCGAGCGGCTCGGCGCACCTGGCGCTGGTGCACGGCGAGATCGAAAAAGGCAAGGAAACCCTGGTGCGCGTGCACCAGCCGGTGTCCATCCTCGACATCCTGGAATCGGAAGCGACCACCCACTCGTGGAACCTGTCGTCGTCGATGGCCGCCATCAAGGCCGCCGACAGCGGCGTGATCGTGCTGCTGAACTGCGAGGAAACCGCCGAACAGTTCTTCACCCAGTTCGACGCCCTGTGCAAGCCGGAGGCATCGAAACCGAAAGGCCGCGCGGCCAGCATGGACCTGCGCAGCTACGGCATCGGCGCGCAGATCCTGCGCGAAGTCGGCGTCTGCAAGATGCAGCTGCTGGCCAGCCCGCGCAAGATGCCGTCGATGACGGGCTTCAACCTGGAAGTGACCGGCTACGTCGCCAAACCGAACTAA